One stretch of Streptomyces sp. 135 DNA includes these proteins:
- the glmM gene encoding phosphoglucosamine mutase: MGRLFGTDGVRGVANADLTAELALGLSVAAAHVLAEVGTFEGHRPVAVVGRDPRASGEFLEAAVVAGLASAGVDVLRVGVLPTPAVAHLTGALGADLGVMLSASHNAMPDNGIKFFARGGHKLADELEDRIEAEYDEQFVHRTAAPWQRPTGAGVGRVKSYDQGLDQYIAHLLGVLPNRLDGLKIVLDEAHGAAARVSPEAFTRAGAEIITIGAQPDGLNINDGCGSTHLDLLKAAVVEHKADLGIAHDGDADRCLAVDHTGAEVDGDQILAVLALAMREHGTLRHDTVVATVMSNLGFKLAMEGQGLSLVQTAVGDRYVLESMKEHGFALGGEQSGHVIILDHATTGDGTLTGLLLAARVAETGRTLADLAGVMERLPQVLINVPDVDKSRVKTSAELATAVADAERELGSTGRVLLRPSGTEPLVRVMVEAADIEQARSVAERLADSVKSALG, translated from the coding sequence GTGGGACGACTCTTCGGCACGGACGGCGTGCGCGGTGTCGCCAACGCGGATCTGACGGCCGAGCTCGCGCTCGGACTCTCCGTGGCGGCGGCGCACGTACTGGCCGAGGTGGGCACCTTCGAAGGCCATCGCCCGGTGGCGGTGGTCGGGCGGGACCCGCGCGCGTCCGGGGAGTTCCTGGAGGCCGCCGTGGTCGCCGGCCTCGCGAGCGCGGGCGTGGACGTCCTGCGCGTCGGTGTGCTGCCCACCCCCGCGGTGGCGCATCTCACCGGTGCGCTGGGCGCCGACCTCGGCGTGATGCTCTCCGCCAGTCACAACGCCATGCCCGACAACGGCATCAAGTTCTTCGCCCGCGGCGGCCACAAGCTCGCCGACGAGCTGGAGGACCGCATCGAGGCCGAGTACGACGAGCAGTTCGTGCACCGCACCGCAGCTCCCTGGCAGCGGCCCACCGGCGCCGGCGTCGGCCGCGTCAAGTCGTACGACCAGGGGCTCGACCAGTACATCGCGCACCTGCTCGGCGTCCTGCCCAACCGCCTCGACGGACTGAAGATCGTCCTCGACGAGGCGCACGGCGCCGCCGCCCGCGTCTCGCCCGAGGCGTTCACGCGCGCCGGTGCCGAGATCATCACCATCGGCGCGCAGCCCGACGGTCTGAACATCAACGACGGCTGCGGCTCCACCCACCTGGACCTGCTCAAGGCCGCCGTCGTCGAGCACAAGGCCGACCTCGGCATCGCGCACGACGGCGACGCCGACCGCTGCCTGGCCGTGGACCACACCGGCGCCGAGGTCGACGGCGACCAGATCCTCGCCGTGCTCGCCCTCGCCATGCGCGAGCACGGCACGCTGCGTCACGACACCGTTGTCGCCACCGTCATGTCGAACCTCGGCTTCAAGCTCGCCATGGAGGGGCAGGGCCTCTCGCTGGTGCAGACCGCCGTCGGCGACCGGTACGTCCTGGAGTCGATGAAGGAGCACGGCTTCGCCCTCGGCGGCGAGCAGTCCGGGCACGTCATCATCCTCGACCACGCCACCACCGGCGACGGCACGCTGACCGGGCTGCTGCTCGCGGCGCGGGTCGCCGAGACCGGCCGTACGCTGGCCGACCTCGCCGGTGTCATGGAGCGCCTGCCGCAGGTCCTCATCAACGTGCCGGACGTCGACAAGTCGCGTGTGAAGACCTCCGCCGAGCTCGCCACCGCCGTCGCCGACGCCGAGCGCGAGCTGGGCTCCACCGGCCGGGTCCTGCTGCGGCCCTCCGGTACGGAGCCGCTGGTGCGGGTCATGGTCGAGGCCGCCGACATCGAGCAGGCGCGGTCCGTGGCCGAGAGGCTCGCGGACTCGGTGAAGTCCGCGCTCGGCTAG
- the map gene encoding type I methionyl aminopeptidase, producing MVQIKTPEQIAKMREAGLVVAAIHAATREAAVPGATTKDLDEVARKVIEEHGAKSNFLGYGGFPATICTSVNEVVVHGIPDDKTVLKDGDIISIDAGAIIDGWHGDAAYTAFVGTGHAPELVELSRVTEESMWAGIAAMKQGNRLVDISRAIETYIRRQPKPGGGKYGIVEDYGGHGIGTEMHMDPHLLNYVERRRGKGPKLVPGFCLAIEPMVSLGTPRTEVLEDDWTVITTDGTWSSHWEHSVALTEEGPLVLTAPDCGRARLAEYGVTVAPDPLG from the coding sequence ATGGTGCAGATCAAGACCCCCGAGCAGATCGCGAAGATGCGTGAGGCGGGCCTTGTCGTCGCCGCGATTCACGCCGCCACACGTGAGGCCGCGGTGCCCGGCGCCACCACCAAGGATCTGGACGAGGTCGCCCGCAAGGTGATCGAGGAGCACGGCGCCAAGTCCAACTTCCTCGGGTACGGCGGCTTTCCCGCCACGATCTGCACCTCGGTCAACGAGGTCGTCGTGCACGGCATCCCCGACGACAAGACCGTCCTCAAGGACGGCGACATCATCTCCATCGACGCCGGCGCGATCATCGACGGCTGGCACGGCGACGCCGCGTACACCGCGTTCGTCGGCACCGGTCACGCCCCGGAGCTGGTCGAGCTGTCCCGGGTGACCGAGGAGTCGATGTGGGCCGGCATCGCGGCCATGAAGCAGGGCAACCGCCTCGTCGACATCTCCCGCGCCATCGAGACGTACATCCGCCGCCAGCCGAAGCCGGGCGGCGGCAAGTACGGCATCGTCGAGGACTACGGCGGGCACGGCATCGGCACCGAGATGCACATGGACCCCCACCTCCTGAACTACGTCGAGCGCCGCCGCGGCAAGGGCCCCAAGCTGGTCCCCGGCTTCTGCCTGGCCATCGAGCCGATGGTCTCCCTGGGCACCCCCCGCACGGAGGTCCTGGAGGATGACTGGACGGTCATCACCACGGACGGCACGTGGTCCTCGCACTGGGAGCACTCGGTGGCGCTGACGGAGGAGGGCCCGCTGGTCCTGACGGCTCCGGACTGCGGCAGGGCCAGGCTGGCGGAGTACGGGGTTACTGTCGCGCCGGATCCGCTGGGCTGA
- a CDS encoding glycosyltransferase family 87 protein, with the protein MNTGKSAVSGWLLRPSGWHVRAVLALVLLAGAVRVGLRSPDGGMDNAIVVRAAEAWIHGRSPYADRHFLYLPAAVLAAVPQALLPPGVVRFLVPAGVSAGLVTGWLCALRLYDVPWRSRFAAYGLLGLALGFTPFGHLIALGNWTVASAAALPFALLLVCRGRWTAAGLVIGAAVAVKPLLAPVVLLFVFAGRWRALGAAVAVPVVASLGAALAMPDPAGFFTRTLPFLLRGDDAFVRLYEASPAAVLARVGVPQSGAALLAGCAAGAGVWCAWRRWGRGDEGPARVVECATMLMLSAFLVSRPSYDHYLLVVLPLLLAGVLSAGAPGRSPWFWVALVPQVPGFTWPWLEPMTRRAFKDAATLCLLAVTVGWACAAGALCGRYGVERAGGYPDEYRPVRDV; encoded by the coding sequence ATGAATACGGGCAAATCGGCGGTAAGTGGATGGTTGTTGCGGCCTTCCGGGTGGCATGTCCGGGCCGTGCTCGCTCTGGTGCTGCTCGCCGGGGCCGTCCGGGTGGGGCTGCGGTCGCCCGACGGCGGCATGGACAACGCCATCGTGGTGCGGGCCGCCGAGGCGTGGATCCACGGGCGCTCGCCCTACGCCGACCGGCACTTCCTCTATCTGCCCGCGGCCGTCCTCGCGGCGGTGCCGCAGGCCCTGCTGCCCCCCGGGGTGGTGCGCTTCCTGGTGCCCGCGGGCGTCAGCGCGGGCCTCGTCACCGGCTGGCTGTGCGCGCTGCGGCTGTACGACGTGCCGTGGCGCAGCCGGTTCGCCGCGTACGGCCTGCTGGGGCTCGCGCTCGGCTTCACGCCCTTCGGGCACCTCATCGCGCTCGGCAACTGGACGGTGGCCTCCGCGGCGGCGCTGCCGTTCGCCCTGCTGCTCGTGTGCCGCGGGCGGTGGACCGCGGCCGGGCTCGTCATCGGCGCCGCCGTCGCCGTGAAGCCGCTGCTCGCGCCGGTCGTGCTCCTCTTCGTCTTCGCGGGGCGGTGGCGGGCGCTCGGGGCGGCGGTCGCGGTCCCGGTGGTGGCGTCGCTGGGGGCCGCGCTGGCGATGCCGGACCCCGCCGGGTTCTTCACGCGGACGCTGCCCTTCCTGCTGCGCGGCGACGACGCCTTCGTACGGCTCTACGAGGCGTCGCCCGCGGCGGTCCTCGCGCGGGTCGGGGTACCGCAGTCGGGGGCGGCGCTGCTCGCGGGGTGTGCCGCCGGTGCCGGGGTGTGGTGCGCCTGGCGGCGGTGGGGGAGAGGGGACGAGGGGCCGGCCCGGGTGGTGGAGTGCGCCACGATGCTGATGCTTTCGGCCTTCCTCGTCTCCCGGCCCTCCTACGACCACTACCTCCTCGTCGTGCTGCCGCTGCTGCTCGCGGGGGTGCTGAGTGCGGGGGCGCCGGGGCGCAGTCCGTGGTTCTGGGTGGCGCTGGTCCCGCAGGTACCCGGCTTCACCTGGCCCTGGCTGGAGCCGATGACGCGGCGGGCCTTCAAGGACGCGGCGACGCTGTGTCTGCTCGCGGTCACGGTCGGGTGGGCGTGTGCGGCGGGGGCGCTGTGCGGTCGGTACGGGGTGGAGCGGGCGGGCGGTTACCCTGATGAGTACAGACCTGTCCGTGATGTGTGA
- the rpsK gene encoding 30S ribosomal protein S11 produces the protein MPPKGRQGAAKKVRRKEKKNVAHGHAHIKSTFNNTIVSITDPTGNVISWASAGHVGFKGSRKSTPFAAQMAAESAARRAQEHGMRKVDVFVKGPGSGRETAIRSLQATGLEVGSIQDVTPTPHNGCRPPKRRRV, from the coding sequence ATGCCCCCCAAGGGTCGTCAGGGCGCTGCCAAGAAGGTGCGCCGCAAGGAAAAGAAGAACGTCGCTCACGGGCACGCTCACATCAAGAGCACGTTCAACAACACGATCGTGTCCATCACGGACCCGACCGGCAACGTGATCTCGTGGGCCTCCGCCGGCCACGTCGGCTTCAAGGGCTCGCGCAAGTCCACGCCGTTCGCCGCGCAGATGGCCGCCGAGTCGGCTGCCCGTCGCGCGCAGGAGCACGGCATGCGCAAGGTCGACGTCTTCGTCAAGGGCCCGGGTTCCGGTCGCGAGACCGCCATCCGTTCGCTCCAGGCGACCGGCCTTGAGGTCGGCTCGATCCAGGACGTGACGCCCACGCCGCACAACGGCTGCCGTCCGCCCAAGCGCCGTCGCGTCTGA
- the secY gene encoding preprotein translocase subunit SecY produces the protein MLTAFARAFKTPDLRKKLLFTLGIIVIYRVGTHVPIPGVSYKNVQACIDNANQNQGLFGLVNMFSGGALLQITIFALGIMPYITASIILQLLTVVIPRLEALKKEGQAGTAKITQYTRYLTIALAILQGTGLVATARTGTLFQGCPVASEIVPDQSIFVTITMVITMTAGTACVMWLGELITDRGIGNGMSILMFISIAATFPSALWAIKEQGSLADGWIEFGTVIAVGLVMVGLVVFVEQAQRRIPVQYAKRMIGRRSYGGTSTYIPLKVNQAGIIPVIFASSLLYIPALVAQFAGGNAGWKTWIEANLTSGDHPIYIATYFVLIVFFAFFYVAISFNPEEVADNMKKYGGFIPGIRAGRPTAEYLSYVLNRITWPGSLYLGLIALVPTMALVGFGANQNFPFGGTSILIIVGVGLETVKQIESQLQQRNYEGFLR, from the coding sequence GTGCTCACCGCGTTCGCCCGGGCGTTCAAGACGCCCGACCTGCGCAAGAAGCTGCTCTTCACGCTCGGCATCATCGTGATCTACCGGGTGGGTACGCATGTGCCGATCCCCGGGGTCAGCTACAAGAACGTCCAGGCCTGCATCGACAACGCAAATCAGAACCAGGGCCTGTTCGGTCTCGTCAACATGTTCAGTGGTGGCGCGCTGCTTCAGATCACGATTTTCGCGCTCGGCATCATGCCGTACATCACGGCGAGCATCATTCTGCAGCTGCTGACCGTGGTGATCCCGCGGCTCGAGGCCCTCAAGAAGGAGGGTCAGGCCGGCACGGCGAAGATCACGCAGTACACGCGCTATCTGACCATCGCGCTCGCGATCCTTCAGGGCACCGGCCTGGTGGCCACCGCCCGTACCGGCACCCTCTTCCAGGGCTGCCCCGTCGCCAGCGAGATCGTTCCTGACCAGTCGATCTTCGTCACGATCACGATGGTGATCACGATGACCGCCGGTACGGCCTGTGTGATGTGGCTCGGTGAGCTGATCACCGACCGCGGCATCGGCAACGGCATGTCGATCCTGATGTTCATCTCGATCGCCGCGACCTTCCCGAGCGCCCTGTGGGCCATCAAGGAGCAGGGCTCGCTCGCCGACGGCTGGATCGAGTTCGGCACGGTCATCGCGGTCGGGCTCGTCATGGTCGGGCTGGTGGTCTTCGTCGAGCAGGCGCAGCGGCGCATCCCGGTCCAGTACGCGAAGCGCATGATCGGCCGCCGGTCCTACGGCGGGACGTCGACGTACATCCCGCTGAAGGTGAACCAGGCGGGCATCATCCCTGTGATCTTTGCCTCCTCGCTGCTCTACATTCCGGCCCTGGTCGCCCAGTTCGCGGGCGGCAATGCGGGATGGAAGACGTGGATCGAGGCAAACCTGACCAGTGGTGACCACCCGATTTACATCGCCACATACTTCGTGCTGATCGTCTTCTTCGCCTTCTTCTACGTCGCGATCTCCTTCAACCCCGAGGAAGTCGCGGACAACATGAAGAAGTATGGTGGCTTCATCCCGGGCATCCGGGCTGGCCGTCCGACCGCTGAGTACCTGAGTTACGTACTCAACCGGATCACGTGGCCGGGTTCGCTGTATCTGGGTCTGATCGCTCTTGTGCCGACGATGGCGTTGGTGGGCTTCGGGGCCAACCAGAACTTCCCGTTCGGCGGGACGAGCATCCTCATCATCGTGGGTGTGGGTCTGGAAACCGTGAAGCAGATCGAGAGCCAGCTCCAGCAGCGCAATTACGAAGGGTTCCTCCGCTGA
- the rpsM gene encoding 30S ribosomal protein S13, with protein sequence MARVEGVDLPREKRIEVALTYVFGIGRTLAQQTLDATEVDRNTRVRDLTEEDLVKIREYVDANIKTEGDLRREIQADIRRKVEIGCYQGLRHRRGLPVRGQRTSTNARTRKGPRRAIAGKKKPGKK encoded by the coding sequence ATGGCACGCGTTGAAGGCGTTGACCTCCCGCGCGAAAAGCGCATCGAGGTTGCCCTCACCTACGTGTTCGGCATCGGCCGCACGCTGGCCCAGCAGACGCTGGACGCCACCGAGGTGGACCGCAACACCCGCGTCCGCGACCTGACCGAGGAAGACCTCGTCAAGATCCGCGAGTACGTGGACGCCAACATCAAGACCGAGGGTGACCTCCGCCGCGAGATCCAGGCCGACATCCGCCGCAAGGTCGAGATCGGTTGCTACCAGGGTCTGCGTCACCGTCGTGGCCTGCCCGTCCGCGGTCAGCGCACCAGCACGAACGCCCGCACCCGCAAGGGCCCGCGTCGCGCCATCGCCGGTAAGAAGAAGCCGGGCAAGAAGTAG
- a CDS encoding adenylate kinase yields the protein MRIVLVGPPGAGKGTQAAFLAKNLSIPHISTGDLFRANISQGTELGKQAKAYMDAGNLVPDEVTIGMAKDRMAKPDAENGFLLDGFPRNVSQAEALDVALKADDVKLDAVLDLEVPEDEVVKRIAGRRICRKDSSHVFHVTYSQPKQEGVCDVCGGELYQREDDSEDTVRKRLEVYHTQTEPIIDYYRTQGLVVTISALGKVDEVTERAMEALKGDK from the coding sequence ATGCGAATCGTCCTCGTCGGGCCGCCCGGTGCGGGCAAGGGAACGCAGGCCGCGTTCCTCGCCAAGAACCTGTCGATCCCGCACATCTCCACGGGCGACCTCTTCCGCGCCAACATCAGCCAGGGCACGGAGCTGGGCAAGCAGGCGAAGGCGTACATGGACGCCGGGAACCTCGTGCCCGACGAGGTGACGATCGGCATGGCGAAGGACCGCATGGCGAAGCCGGACGCCGAGAACGGCTTCCTGCTCGACGGGTTCCCGCGCAATGTCTCGCAGGCCGAGGCGCTGGACGTGGCCCTCAAGGCCGATGACGTGAAGCTCGACGCCGTCCTGGACCTGGAGGTCCCGGAGGACGAGGTCGTCAAGCGGATCGCCGGCCGCCGGATCTGTCGCAAGGACTCCAGCCACGTCTTCCACGTGACGTACTCGCAGCCGAAGCAGGAAGGCGTCTGTGACGTCTGCGGCGGTGAGCTGTACCAGCGCGAGGACGACAGCGAGGACACCGTCCGCAAGCGCCTTGAGGTCTACCACACGCAGACCGAGCCGATCATCGACTACTACCGGACCCAGGGTCTGGTCGTCACGATCTCGGCGCTCGGCAAGGTGGACGAGGTCACCGAGCGTGCGATGGAAGCCCTGAAGGGCGACAAGTAG
- the rpsI gene encoding 30S ribosomal protein S9: MAETTVEQPVEETEIADVEQYTTESEAPLEGEYTSESNAARFGDPQPAAGLGRRKNAIARVRIVPGTGKWKVNGRTLEDYFPNKVHQQEVNEPFKVLELDNRYDVIARISGGGVSGQAGALRLGVARALNEADVDNNRGALKKAGYLKRDDRAVERKKAGLKKARKAPQYSKR, translated from the coding sequence GTGGCCGAGACCACCGTTGAGCAGCCGGTCGAAGAGACCGAGATCGCTGACGTCGAGCAGTACACCACCGAGTCCGAGGCTCCCCTTGAGGGCGAGTACACCTCGGAGTCGAACGCCGCGCGCTTCGGCGACCCGCAGCCGGCCGCCGGCCTGGGCCGTCGCAAGAACGCCATCGCCCGCGTCCGGATCGTCCCGGGCACCGGCAAGTGGAAGGTCAACGGGCGCACGCTCGAGGACTACTTCCCGAACAAGGTCCACCAGCAGGAAGTCAACGAGCCCTTCAAGGTGCTCGAGCTCGACAACCGCTACGACGTCATCGCCCGCATCTCGGGTGGCGGCGTCTCCGGTCAGGCCGGTGCGCTCCGTCTCGGTGTCGCCCGTGCGCTGAACGAGGCCGACGTCGACAACAACCGCGGCGCCCTGAAGAAGGCCGGTTACCTCAAGCGTGACGACCGTGCGGTCGAGCGCAAGAAGGCCGGTCTCAAGAAGGCCCGCAAGGCCCCGCAGTACAGCAAGCGCTAA
- the rplM gene encoding 50S ribosomal protein L13 yields MRTYSPKPGDVTRQWHVIDARDIVLGRLATTAATLLRGKHKPIYAPHVDTGDFVIIINAEKVHLSGNKKTQKMAYRHSGYPGGLRSVRYDELLAKSPEKAVEKAVKGMLPKNTLGRQMLSKLKVYAGDQHPHGAQQPVPFEITQVAQ; encoded by the coding sequence GTGCGTACGTACAGCCCCAAGCCCGGCGATGTGACCCGCCAGTGGCACGTCATCGACGCCCGGGACATCGTCCTGGGTCGTCTGGCGACCACCGCTGCCACCCTCCTGCGCGGCAAGCACAAGCCGATCTACGCCCCCCACGTTGACACCGGTGACTTCGTCATCATCATCAACGCGGAGAAGGTGCACCTCTCCGGCAACAAGAAGACCCAGAAGATGGCGTACCGCCACTCCGGTTACCCGGGTGGTCTGCGTTCCGTCCGCTACGACGAGCTGCTCGCCAAGAGCCCCGAGAAGGCCGTTGAGAAGGCCGTCAAGGGCATGCTCCCCAAGAACACCCTGGGCCGTCAGATGCTCTCGAAGCTGAAGGTCTACGCGGGCGACCAGCACCCGCACGGCGCTCAGCAGCCGGTCCCGTTCGAGATCACCCAGGTCGCGCAGTAG
- a CDS encoding DNA-directed RNA polymerase subunit alpha, with the protein MLIAQRPSLTEEVVDEFRSRFVIEPLEPGFGYTLGNSLRRTLLSSIPGAAVTSIRIDGVLHEFTTVPGVKEDVTDLILNIKQLVVSSEHDEPVVMYLRKQGPGLVTAADIAPPAGVEVHNPDLVLATLNGKGKLEMELTVERGRGYVSAVQNKQVGQEIGRIPVDSIYSPVLKVTYKVEATRVEQRTDFDKLIVDVETKQAMRPRDAMASAGKTLVELFGLARELNIDAEGIDMGPSPTDAALAADLALPIEELELTVRSYNCLKREGIHSVGELVARSEADLLDIRNFGAKSIDEVKMKLNGMGLALKDSPPGFDPTAAADAFGADDDADAGFVETEQY; encoded by the coding sequence ATGCTGATTGCTCAGCGTCCCTCGTTGACCGAAGAGGTCGTCGACGAATTCCGCTCCCGGTTCGTGATCGAGCCGCTGGAGCCGGGCTTCGGCTACACCCTCGGCAACTCCCTGCGTCGTACGCTCCTCTCGTCGATCCCCGGCGCTGCTGTCACCAGCATCCGCATCGACGGTGTCCTGCACGAGTTCACCACCGTGCCGGGCGTCAAGGAAGACGTCACCGACCTGATCCTCAACATCAAGCAGCTGGTCGTGTCCAGCGAGCACGACGAGCCCGTCGTCATGTACCTGCGCAAGCAGGGTCCGGGCCTGGTCACCGCCGCTGACATCGCCCCGCCGGCCGGTGTCGAGGTCCACAACCCCGACCTCGTCCTCGCCACGCTCAACGGCAAGGGCAAGCTGGAGATGGAGCTGACCGTCGAGCGCGGTCGCGGCTACGTCTCCGCCGTGCAGAACAAGCAGGTCGGCCAGGAGATCGGTCGTATCCCGGTCGACTCCATCTACTCCCCGGTGCTCAAGGTCACGTACAAGGTCGAGGCGACCCGTGTCGAGCAGCGCACCGACTTCGACAAGCTGATCGTCGACGTCGAGACCAAGCAGGCCATGCGTCCGCGTGACGCCATGGCGTCGGCCGGCAAGACCCTGGTCGAGCTGTTCGGTCTGGCGCGCGAGCTCAACATCGACGCCGAGGGCATCGACATGGGCCCGTCCCCGACGGACGCCGCCCTGGCCGCCGATCTGGCGCTGCCGATCGAGGAGCTTGAGCTCACCGTTCGGTCGTACAACTGCCTCAAGCGCGAGGGCATTCACTCGGTGGGCGAGCTCGTGGCCCGCTCCGAGGCGGACCTGCTCGACATTCGCAACTTCGGTGCGAAGTCGATCGACGAGGTCAAGATGAAGCTGAACGGCATGGGTCTCGCGCTGAAGGACTCGCCTCCCGGCTTCGACCCGACCGCCGCCGCGGACGCGTTTGGCGCGGACGACGACGCGGATGCCGGGTTCGTCGAGACCGAGCAGTACTAA
- the truA gene encoding tRNA pseudouridine(38-40) synthase TruA, whose protein sequence is MSDEAEPGFVRVRMDLSYDGKGFSGWAKQRDGQRTVQGEIEAALRTVTRSQETYELTVAGRTDSGVHARGQVAHVDLPEAVWEEHREKLLRRLAGRLPHDVRVWKVAEAPAGFNARFSAVWRRYAYRVTDHPGGVDPLLRGHVLWHDWELDLDAMNAAAEHLIGEHDFAAYCKRREGATTIRTLQELRWERRPDGILEATVRADAFCHNMVRSLVGAMLFVGDGHRPVEWPGKVLQARVRDSAVHVVRPHGLTLEEVGYPADELLAARSKEARNKRTLPGADAGCC, encoded by the coding sequence GTGAGTGATGAGGCAGAGCCCGGGTTCGTGCGGGTACGGATGGACCTGTCGTACGACGGGAAGGGCTTCTCCGGCTGGGCCAAGCAGCGTGACGGGCAGCGGACCGTCCAGGGGGAGATCGAGGCCGCGCTGCGGACCGTGACGCGCTCCCAGGAGACGTACGAGCTGACCGTCGCCGGGCGGACCGACAGCGGAGTGCACGCACGCGGGCAGGTCGCGCACGTCGATCTGCCCGAGGCCGTGTGGGAGGAGCACCGCGAGAAGCTGCTGCGGCGGCTCGCGGGGCGGCTGCCGCACGACGTGCGGGTGTGGAAGGTCGCCGAGGCGCCCGCGGGGTTCAACGCGCGCTTCTCGGCCGTGTGGCGGCGGTACGCCTACCGCGTGACCGACCACCCCGGCGGTGTCGACCCGCTGTTGCGCGGTCATGTGCTGTGGCACGACTGGGAGTTGGACCTCGACGCCATGAACGCCGCCGCCGAGCACCTGATCGGCGAGCACGACTTCGCGGCCTACTGCAAGCGGCGTGAGGGGGCCACCACCATCCGTACGCTCCAGGAGCTGCGGTGGGAGCGGCGGCCCGACGGGATCCTTGAGGCGACCGTCCGGGCCGACGCCTTCTGCCACAACATGGTGCGCTCGCTCGTCGGTGCCATGCTCTTCGTGGGGGACGGGCACCGGCCCGTGGAGTGGCCGGGGAAGGTGCTTCAGGCGCGCGTGCGGGACTCGGCGGTGCACGTCGTGCGGCCCCACGGGCTCACGCTGGAGGAAGTCGGCTACCCCGCCGACGAGTTGCTCGCCGCGCGCAGCAAGGAAGCGCGCAACAAGCGGACGCTGCCCGGCGCCGACGCAGGCTGCTGCTGA
- the infA gene encoding translation initiation factor IF-1 — protein sequence MAKKQGAIEIEGTVVESLPNAMFKVELQNGHQVLAHISGKMRMHYIRILPDDRVVVELSPYDLTRGRIVYRYK from the coding sequence GTGGCCAAGAAGCAAGGTGCCATCGAGATCGAAGGCACTGTCGTCGAGTCTCTTCCGAACGCCATGTTCAAGGTGGAGCTCCAGAACGGCCACCAGGTCCTGGCACACATCAGTGGCAAGATGCGCATGCACTACATCCGCATCCTCCCTGACGACCGGGTCGTGGTGGAGCTGTCTCCGTACGACCTGACGCGTGGCCGGATCGTCTACCGGTACAAGTAG
- the rplQ gene encoding 50S ribosomal protein L17, with protein MPKPAKGARLGGSAAHEKLLLANLAKQLFEYGRITTTEAKARRLRPYAERLVTKAKKGDLHNRRQVLSVITDKSIVHTLFTEIGPRYENRPGGYTRITKIGNRRGDNAPMAIIELVEALTVAQEATGEAEAATKRAAKDAEATDAKVDTAKADEAAEAPAEESKDA; from the coding sequence ATGCCGAAGCCTGCCAAGGGTGCCCGTCTGGGCGGCAGCGCCGCGCACGAGAAGCTTCTGCTGGCGAACCTCGCCAAGCAGCTCTTCGAGTACGGCCGCATCACCACCACCGAGGCGAAGGCCCGCCGCCTGCGTCCGTACGCGGAGCGTCTGGTCACCAAGGCGAAGAAGGGCGACCTTCACAACCGCCGCCAGGTGCTGTCCGTCATCACCGACAAGAGCATCGTGCACACGCTCTTCACGGAGATCGGCCCGCGCTACGAGAACCGCCCGGGTGGCTACACCCGTATCACCAAGATCGGTAACCGTCGTGGCGACAACGCGCCCATGGCGATCATCGAGCTGGTGGAGGCCCTGACCGTGGCCCAGGAGGCCACCGGTGAGGCCGAGGCCGCGACCAAGCGCGCCGCCAAGGACGCCGAGGCCACCGACGCCAAGGTCGACACGGCCAAGGCCGATGAGGCTGCCGAGGCTCCGGCCGAGGAGTCGAAGGACGCGTAA
- the rpmJ gene encoding 50S ribosomal protein L36 produces the protein MKVKPSVKKICDKCRVIRRHGRVMIICDNPRHKQRQG, from the coding sequence ATGAAGGTCAAGCCGAGCGTCAAGAAGATCTGCGACAAGTGCAGGGTGATCCGCCGTCACGGCCGGGTCATGATCATCTGCGACAACCCGCGCCACAAGCAGCGCCAGGGCTGA